The genomic interval TCTGTGAGGAATGCGCGAGCGAGACGTCCTCGTGGTGGCGAGAGGAGTTGGACTCCTGAGGTCGTGTTCAGTGCGTGCGGCACTGTGCTGAACCTGGGCGCACGCGATGCCGGTGCGGGGGAACGGCGTGAAGCGTGTCAGACGAGCACTCCATCCGGTGAGAGAGTTGCTTGGCGAGCAGGCGGCGCGTTGTTGATGAATGGAGCTTTCGTCATCACGTTGCCGCGGACGAAGGTGAATGCGTCGGTCTGCGCGATGTTGGGGCGAAGTGGAGCACAGACCGTGCTCGACTCAGGAAGAGGGACTTGAGATGGACGTGTACAAGATGAGGGTGGCGCGGCCGACGCGGAACCTCGAGCGGGTGGTGAGGTTCTATCGAGAGGGATTGGGCCTCGAACTTCTGGGACGTTTCGACGACCACGCGGGCTTCGATGGAGTGATGCTGGGTGAGAGGGGAGCGCCGTATCACCTGGAGTTCACGGTGGAACGAGGGCACGAGGCTCCGTTGTCTCCATCGGAAGACAACCTGTTGGTCTTCTATCTGCCCCAGCGCGCCGAGTGGGAACAGCGAGTGAGCCGGATGGAGCAAGCTGGCTTCCATCCCGTGCGCTCACGCAATCCCTATTGGGACGAACATGGGAAGACCTTCGAGGACCCCGATGGATATCGAGTGGTTCTCTACCAAGGTGAGTGGACCCGGTAGCGAGCACGAGGAATGCGCATCGTCCAGCCGCGAAGCCGCATTCACTTCGTACCGGCAACATCCGACGAACGAAGCAGGGCCGTCACAGCGGGTCGAGTTCACAAGCAACGGCCGCACGAGATGGCGCTTCGTAGGAAGAAGAAGCGTTGTCCCGACGGCACATCGTCCATCACAGGTGCAACACGATGGCTGTGAGCCTCACTTCGGTTCGATGAACGGAACGACGCGGGGACCC from Myxococcus stipitatus carries:
- a CDS encoding VOC family protein, whose translation is MDVYKMRVARPTRNLERVVRFYREGLGLELLGRFDDHAGFDGVMLGERGAPYHLEFTVERGHEAPLSPSEDNLLVFYLPQRAEWEQRVSRMEQAGFHPVRSRNPYWDEHGKTFEDPDGYRVVLYQGEWTR